The genomic window AGGTAGGCAAGAAAGACTCATTCAAGAGGTAATGTTAAAGTCAAAGTGCCTAAACAAAGCAAAGATGGTCTTCAAGGCATTAATGCGTATTGATCGAAATACCCTAGTGCTTATTCTATCCACGTGCTTTTGGTTGCAATATTGAATTGCAGATGTTTCAAACAGTATGAAAGACTCCTTTGCCAGTAATTCTTGGCAAATTGGGGCaattacacaatttttttcttaggcCATTTTATGGATTTCTTTGGACACAGAATTTGATGTTATAAGAGGCACAACATAGGCTTTGGATTTGTAATGACCTACACATGCCCAGGAGGAGTGGGgtctatttctttgttctgcttctagATGGAGATCtcattttttgccattttgataACTTCAACATTATTGGCCCTGATAATAATACTTGccaattcttatatatatatagtaggcTGTTAGGGTTACATCACGTACATTTCATGTTGCTGTTTCTAAAATTGTATCCATACTCCTTTTCATCATTCCAACATCAGTTGGAATAGTCCTCAAGTGTAGCATACCTGAAAAAGCAAACTTCCTGGAGGGAATAATTAGAcctgagttttattttaatgtttgtaggGATTTATTTGACTTTCAGAATGTTTCTAGAAATAACCTAGAGGAGCTTTCATGGGATGTCTTAGTTCCTGCTTTGGGTTTGTTATTTGGGTAcaactttgttaaaatttttgtgcTGCCTGTTCTTGTTTGTAGAGTTGTTGCTATTGCAAGTGGGATACCAGTTTCTTAGCTCTGCCATTATTCAATTCTTTTTCACAGTCCAAGGCCGACTTAGCTTCTGTGGCTCCTTTTATAGTGGCCATGTATTCTGGATGTGAAATGTTACTGATCTTTCTGCTTTACAAAGCTAAGAAAAGATGTATTCTTATCatagaagataaaaggaaaaagaaatccccTGGCCAAACTGCATTACTGAATTCCCACTCTGAATGAGGTACTGTGGGAGATTCAAAGAATATCAAAAAATGATCCTGTTTTCAGTTCACTACAGAccattaatgtacagaaattcaGAGGAAGGTGCCCATTTTTCAAACATGTTGGTTTGGAAATGTTTTAGAGAACTGGATTTGAATAGGGCACTTTATTGTCTCTTAAACGGGGACGAGCAATAAGAAAATATTCCTTCTGTAGTGATTGTGATCTATCCCAAGTATTTAGGGAAGGGATCTCCATAGAATAGGCGGACAGTAAATGCTCACACAGTGAATGAATATGTAAATTCCTATCTGGGTCTCTCATTGGCTCATCAGAATCAGTACGTCTTAAATGTAGCACCTCTGCTGTCATAACTGTACTTACCTGGTCTTGCACATCTCCCACTCAAGACACTACCATTTACCCTGAAACACAGGgtcatctcttcctcttctcctttcttccttcattctttcctttttagtcAAATTATCCTACAAAAAGTTTCCTATAATATCTTTTCACCAATCTCTTCATTCCCAGTAATATCACTTTTGTTCTGCCCTATGTTGTTGCTTCCCTAAACCTTTAACTCGCTTTTGGTCCTTCTGTCCACTTTCCAATCGCTATCaggttaattttaaaatctaacttTGATCATGTATCTTCCCTGCTACAAGCTTCTTTGCCTTTTGAACAAAGTTTGTATTTCTTAGTGAGGTGTTTATTATACTCCCTGACTTCACTCTCTCTTTCCAGTTTTATCTCCACTCCCACTTCTTACACACAACCTTGCTCCATTCAAACTGGATGACTTGGTATCTCATGAATATGCCTGTGTTCATGCTATTCCTACAACCTACAAGGAGGCCTACCTCCTCTTTACCTCGATTTTGACTATTCCTACAGACCCGGCTCCAATGTCACCCTCTCCATGAAGCTTCTGCTAATCCCACTTAGCAACCTGTAAGTgacattttctctaaattttcctcacaattgtttatatttcatatttagcCAACTTGTCTTATTTTACAGCTGTTTATATTCCTGTCATACTCTGTTTTGCTGTAAATTCTTGAACATGAGAATTACAAACACAACATATAAACAACATGATAGTGTAAGCAGTATTCATTTTGATACTCCCCATGTCTAGCACATTTCCTGCATGCTTATTCAAATAAAGGGCTGAAGTACAGACTAGGCCCCAAATGAATAGTGTGCTTGTTTTATAACACTTCTCAATTTTCAGTGGCAGTTTTTAGCATCTAGTTCATTTGTACTCCTCTCCAAAGATCATGCAGGCATCATATTGAGAAATATTTCTGTAATCCTGCTCCTCACATTTCCTAGCCCTGGAGTAGGCAAGTTAATCTTTCTATAGTCCAGTATCCTCACCTAAAAAAATGGAGGTGGTAATGTGAACTCTGTCGAATTTGGTGAGAATTGTCAACtaagaaaaagaggcaaaactaaagaaagaataaaggtcTTTTCTTTGGAGTCTCACAGTTGCAATTCAGAGAACACAGATTCTGTTAGCAACCAGAAAAGTGTCCCACTCATGTGGGCAAAGCAAGagtttattctgagaaagaattGGGTTGCTTATGTGattttgataaagagaaaaaaacccaaaacttaatTGGTCCCCACCAGTTGAGCTGCTTTCGATTATTCTGACTTTTATTGGTGCTATCAAATGCAACTAATCTTACTATGTTTTAGTTAACTAATCTGTCTTCATGAAGTTCAAACCAACAGTTTTATGGTCCTAATGCCAGTTCTTTTTAGCAACTACCTATAACACAGTTGCCACTTTGGACCCAGTTCACGCATTCACTagttagaaaggaaaatggagcTTCAAAATGGGATCTCTCATGTTCGgaaattttatttcacagaattaaatgagatcgtATGTACTTAGAGTAGTACCAGCACATGGTACATGTTCAGTGTTAGCTGCTGCTTTTTTatcctggtttatttttttttttattttttttattttttatttatttatttattttttatatatgaaatttattgacaaattggtttccatacaacacccagtgctcatcccaaaaggtgccctcttcaatacccatcacccaccctcccctccctcccaccccccatcaaccctcagtttgttctcagtttttaacagtctcttatgctttggctctctcccactctaacctctttttttttttttttccttccccttccccatgggttcccgttaagtctctcaggatccacacaagagtgaaaccatatggtatctgtctttctctgtatggcttatttcacttagcattacactctccagttccatccacgttgctacaaaaggccatatttcattttttctcattgccacgtagtattccattgtgtatatataccacaatttctttatccattcatcagttgatggacatttatccTGGTTTAAACTTTGACCCTGAGATAGCTGTTGGTTTGAAATGTTAATCTGGTATCTCTGTATGGAGCCTAAAACTTTGAACATTTTCCTCTGTGATATTCACTGTCATACCCATAGTATTAgggaaattttatttagtttggcAGCTAATACGACaacccaaattctttttttctaatttcaccaAACCCAGTATATGAATACCAAGATTTATAAAAGACCTGGTGTGGCATAGTGATAGATGgttatttattcactttataaAATGATAATTGCCTACATGGAATATTTTACTATTGACCCCTTTAAACAGAAATCTCTGCTTAGGAAGTTTATAATTAAGCTTATATAAATTTAACTTACATACATTTTTATGCACACACGTTACTGATTGGGAGACAAGAAATTGCCTTTCTAGTTAGACTTTGTCATTAATCTTTATCATTGCATTGTGACCTCGAATAAGACACTtctctgcatttcatttttcaaatctataaaatgaacatattcaAATGAGGTTTAAGATCTTGCTCAATTCCTTAAGTCTGTGGTTCTGGCCTAAAACTCTAGGACCTAACATCATAGGCAAGGTGATGGGGTGATGTGAAGAAGATTCAGGTTGGTGGGAATTAACCACTCATAGATGCTgttaaggcaaaaacaaaaataagagctTCTTGAGAGCAGGGACAAATGCTATTCTTTGAATTCCCTACCATGTTTACCTCAATGCCTTGAATAGAGATCTCATTAAACATTGAATTAATTAATGAGCAATATCTATAAATGTCAAGATCATATACTGTGGAACCAGACAATGCCTGGGTCTGCAGTTCCAGTTCTGTCACCAGTTCGGTGACATtggtcaagttacttaatctctctaggCCTAAATTCATGTGCAAAGTGGGGATAATGACACTACAATGATATTGTTGTGAAGGTTAAGTGAGTTAATATTAGTCAAAGGTCCTCAGAACAATGCTTAGCCCATAGTAGACTCTATTATTATTACTCTGTACATACTTGAATGATCTTTAACCTTAAAAGCAGCTGAATGTACACGGATggaatttggaatatattttctcttacagATGTATCCTGGAAGACAGATTTTTACATGGTAAAATTTATCTAATATGGATGGGGATGAAGTTATTcaagttaccttttttttaaaaagaggggcatAG from Lynx canadensis isolate LIC74 chromosome F2, mLynCan4.pri.v2, whole genome shotgun sequence includes these protein-coding regions:
- the SLC10A5 gene encoding LOW QUALITY PROTEIN: sodium/bile acid cotransporter 5 (The sequence of the model RefSeq protein was modified relative to this genomic sequence to represent the inferred CDS: inserted 8 bases in 6 codons; deleted 5 bases in 3 codons; substituted 4 bases at 4 genomic stop codons), producing the protein MAKPSIMRPGSIALTQTYFPAFVLLLWFMTLGEARKSFLSVLNRAKTEKLFFTKNEEMVIRRSSXEXKRPDSSHLFLQLDDLKLLQVVTVTKTLXTGEDGDTNLNIQLWDSEGRQERLIQEVMLKSKCLNKAKMVFKALMRIDRNTLVLILSTXAFGCNIELQMFQTVXKTPLPVILGKLGQLHNFFLRPFYGFLWTQNLMLXEAQIGFGFVMTYTCPGGVGSISLFCFXMEISFFAILITSTLLALIIILANSYIYSRLLGLSRTFHVAVSKIVSILLFIIPTSVGIVLKCSIPEKANFLEGIIRPXSFILMFVGIYLTFRMFLEXNLEELSWDVLVPALGLLFGYNFVKIFVLPVLVCRVVAIASGIXSFLALPLFNSFSQSKADLASVAPFIVAMYSGCEMLLIFLLYKAKKRCILIIEDKRKKKSPGQTALLNSHSE